A genomic window from Silene latifolia isolate original U9 population chromosome Y, ASM4854445v1, whole genome shotgun sequence includes:
- the LOC141628071 gene encoding uncharacterized protein LOC141628071, with the protein MTEDCYRLRKEVKFQVRKGNLDHLLSRGGKQDRREAANQVLPSAPPICTKIINVITGGSELSGLTYSATKRKATGSKGDHLETSYRVSQSNLPPVTFDETDIESRAEQQDDALIITLSVGNCTVRKPLVDTGSSVNLIMLETLKTMGFDKENLIKKSVPLVGFSGETAHSVGEITIPTYIEGVNKLVRYLVIEGPTTYNVILGRPWLHRMKAVPSTYHQCLKFPTPWVQSR; encoded by the coding sequence ATGACAGAAGACTGCTACAGGTTGCGAAAGGAAGTGAAGTTCCAGGTACGTAAGGGAAACTTGGATCACCTTctatcacgtgggggcaagcaggacAGGAGGGAAGCAGCAAATCAGGTGCTTCCTTCTGCCCCACCCATATGCACGAAAATTATTAACGTGATAACAGGAGGATCCGAGCTATCAGGTTTGACATATTCCGCCACTAAGAGGAAAGCCACCGGAAGTAAAGGGGATCATCTAGAAACTTCATACAGGGTAAGCCAGAGCAATTTACCCCCGGTAACTTTCGACGAGACTGACATAGAAAGCCGTGCAGAGCAACAAGACGATGCCCTAATTATAACGTTATCCGTTGGCAATTGCACGGTACGAAAACCATTAGTGGATACAGGGAGCTCTGTGAATCTCATCATGCTCGAAACCCTCAAAACCATGGGTTTTGATAAAGAGAACCTGATAAAGAAATCTGTGcccctggtaggattcagtggtgaaactgCGCATTCGGTGGGTGAGATAACCATCCCAACATATATTGAAGGAGTTAATAAACTAGTGAGATACCTAGTCATTGAGGGTCCAACCACCTACAACgtgatactaggaagaccatggctgcatcGGATGAAGGCGGtgccctcaacatatcaccaatgTCTCAAGTTCCCAACGCCATGGGTGCAGTCACGATAA
- the LOC141628072 gene encoding uncharacterized protein LOC141628072, with amino-acid sequence MVDAIAGHEVLNFLDAWSGYNQIKMHPQDQEKTAFMSERETRYTSFEKLALALVNASYKLRPYFESHTIHVITNYPLKIIMRKPELSGRMTKWSVHLSGYDLQFKPRTVIKSQALADFVCDFCPATHEEAEEGMLAITGNQDGEIWTLYIDGASNARGAGVGLVLRSPKGDMIVQAIRCEFKATNNEAEYEALILGMQMESGLKVRNLRVYNDSLLVVNHVNNEYVARDSKMIADLKIATEQKLKFRTFKITQREPDQRPVKEDVHMQCAQGARTLVSHMRTTGMQLEGSIPKLVKGWDTPEDRKEAQSLNKSFPNITLRKSAPRYPQTNWQAESSNKIIVENLRKRLEELGGKLADELPLVLWSDRTTPKMATGQTRFSLVYGAEAVIPSEVLVPMHRYGCQTVEQNKIEMARSLDTVDELRESVYIRMASYKQSVARTYNKNVKIRTL; translated from the exons atggtggacgctatTGCGGGACATGAGGTACTCAATTTCCTCGATGCCTGGagcggttataatcagatcaagatgcatCCACAAGATCAAGAGAAAACAGCATTCATGTcagaaagag AGACCCGGTACACTTCCTTTGAAAAACTAGCATTGGCTTTGGTTAATGCTTCTTATAAACTGCGGCCATACTTTGAATCTCACACCATCCACGTAATAACCAATTACCCGCTAAAGATTattatgaggaagcctgaactttcGGGCAGAATGACTAAATGGTCAGTACATCTTAGTGGCTATGACTTGCAATTTAAACCCAGAACGGTGATAAAATCCCAAGCCCTAGCAGATTTCGTCTGTGACTTCTGCCCTGCCACCCATGAGGAGGCAGAAGAGGGAATGCTGGCGATAACAGGGAATCAGGATGGTGAGATATGGACCCTATACATTGACGGAGCCTCAAATGCAAGAGGGGCTGGTGTAGGTTTGGTCCTTCGATCTCCTAAAGGAGATATGATAGTACAAGCTATTAGGTGTgagttcaaggcaaccaacaacgaAGCTGAGTACGAAGCCCTTATACTTGGGATGCAGATGGAGTCAGGGCTCAAGGTGAGGAACCTGAGGGTATACAATGACTCCTTACTTGTGGTAAATCACGTAAACAACGAATATGTAGCACGTGATTCAAAGATGATAGCCGACTTGAAGATAGCCACAGAGCAAAAATTAAAGTTTAGAACATTCAAGATAACTCAG AGGGAGCCAGATCAGAGACCGGTGAAAGAGGATGTACACATGCAGTGTGCACAGGGAGCCAGGACGCTGGTTTCCCACATGAGGACGACGGGGATGCAGTTGGAGGGTTCCATACCTAAATTGGTTAAGGGATGGGACACTCCTGAAGATAGAAAGGAAGCACAAAGTTTGAATAAAAGCTTCCCG AACATAACGCTGAGAAAATCAGCCCCTAGATATCCACAAACCAATTGGCAAGCCGAATCTAGCAACAAAATCATTGTGGAGAACCTCAGAAAACGGCTGGAAGAGCTGGGGGGAAAATTGGCGGATGAACTACCATTGGTACTCTGGTCAGACAGGACAACACCGAAAATGGCAACAGGCCAAACTCGGTTTAGCCTTGTGTACGGAGCAGAGGCTGTAATACCCTCGGAAGTTCTGGTACCCATGCACAGATACGGCTGTCAGACGGTAGAGCAAAACAAGATCGAAATGGCCAGGAGCCTGGATACAGTTGATGAGCTGCGGGAAAGTGTCTACATACGTATGGCATCGTATAAACAGTCCGTGGCGAGGACATATAACAAGAATGTCAAAATCAGGACCCTTTAA